The sequence below is a genomic window from Parcubacteria group bacterium.
TATTTCTAGGGTATGGATATTTTTCAATCAATAATTTTGGGTATTGTTCAGGGGCTGGGAGAATTTTTGCCGATTTCTTCGACGGCGCATCTGGTGCTAGTGCCATATTTTACCGGATGGAAAGATCCTGGCTTGGCTTTTGACATAGCGCTTCATTTGGGAACATTAATAGCGCTAGTGATATTTTTTGGGAAAGACTGGATAGTAATAATCAAGTTGGCACTTTCTGGTTCGAAGGTTATTAAATATGAAACAGATAGTTATTTGAATAATAAAAATATTCTGTGGCTGATAGTTATTGCAACCATACCAGGAGTTATATTCGGTTTTTTATTTGAGGATAAAGCGGAAACAGTTTTTCGAAATCCCTTGTTAATCGCTCTTGCTTTGAGTTTTTTTGGATTGATATTATTTTTGTCAGATAAATACTTGAAGCACAAAAAGAACATTAGCAGTATTGGCATTTGGGATTCGATTGTAATCGGATTTTCTCAAGCAGCAGCCATTATTCCTGGAGTTTCCCGTTCAGGAGCAACCATAACTGCCGGATTATTCAGGGGGTTAAACAGAGTGGACGCTGCTCGGTTTTCTTTTTTGCTTTCCACGCCAATAATTTTTGGAGCGGCTTTTCTAAAATTACCTGAATTATTTTCCGAAGGTTTTGATCTTGGAATTATTTTTGGAGTATTTTTTTCAGCGCTAAGCGGCTATTTGGCGATTAAATATCTCTTGAAATTTGTTGAGAAATACAGCTATGCAGCTTTTTTCTGGTATCGGCTAGGGTTGGCGGCGTTAATTGTCCTATTTTATGCGCTTGGGTAGACAAATTGTTCCTTTGTAGTATAATGCTTTTATTGCCTTTTATGGCTCTTTTGCTATAATGGGCCGGTAGCTCACCTTCCACCAAAGGCGGACAGGGTCCGAGCGCCGCATTTTTTACTCATTGCAAACAAATTGTTTTGTTGGGCCGGTAGCTCACCTGGTAGAGCGCCGCATTTGCACTGCGGAGGTAGCGGGTTCAAGTCCTGTCCGGTCCAAATGAAAATCAATAACCTATACAAATTTTTTGATTATCTTGGAATAATAGTTTTCCCTTATTTAGCGCTTGATTCAATCTGGTATATTATCGATGGAATCTTTGATTTCAGAATACTCATAAGACTACTTATTGGAATCGGGGGATTGATAATAGACGGATATCTGGTTTTTATTTATAAAGAATAATTTTGGGCGTATAGCTCAGTTGGTTAGAGCGCGTCACTGATAATGACGAGGTCCCAAGTTCGAATCTTGGTACGCCCACACAAAAATCCCCATTCCGGGGGATTTTTTATTTGTGGACTTGGTTTGTTTATATTGGAACCAGATTATAGCATTCCTCAAAGAAATGGCTGAATTCCAGGCTCACTTATCTATTCAAACAAATTTAGCGTAAAATTGCAATAGCCATAATTAGCCCATTTTATCTGCATTTCTTCTAAAGCGTTGGATTGGAACTAGCTTTGTTTATCTCACGGAGAGCCAAAAAGCAAGCGTAAGTGATTGCTTTTGGCTCTCTCTTTGTTTCAGCAGTAGTCTTGTTGTTTCTTTTTCTTTTTTTGCTTCTTTTTTTCTTTTTCTTTCTCTTCAGTCTTCCATATTAACTCTACTATGCAAAAATTAACGTGTGGTGAGTTGGAAAACTTTTAGCGTTAAATTCCATGTTAAAAGTATCCTAAAGCGTCCTACGTCAATTCTCCACTTCTTCAGCTATATGCTGGGTGTATATGTTTCCTTGAAAA
It includes:
- a CDS encoding undecaprenyl-diphosphate phosphatase, with amino-acid sequence MDIFQSIILGIVQGLGEFLPISSTAHLVLVPYFTGWKDPGLAFDIALHLGTLIALVIFFGKDWIVIIKLALSGSKVIKYETDSYLNNKNILWLIVIATIPGVIFGFLFEDKAETVFRNPLLIALALSFFGLILFLSDKYLKHKKNISSIGIWDSIVIGFSQAAAIIPGVSRSGATITAGLFRGLNRVDAARFSFLLSTPIIFGAAFLKLPELFSEGFDLGIIFGVFFSALSGYLAIKYLLKFVEKYSYAAFFWYRLGLAALIVLFYALG